From one Rhizobium rosettiformans genomic stretch:
- a CDS encoding GcrA family cell cycle regulator, which translates to MTTAQWSDDRVERLKRLWAEGLSASQIAAQLGGVSRNAVIGKVHRLNLPGRAKAGGSSTAARPAKRPAQTQRPATFQNRPAATATTRTVTRAAGATMLKEEIEVEAYEEAEVRRPLNVVVPISRRLALTELTERTCKWPIGDPMKDDFHFCGCEIADSAPYCTYHAKLAYQPVSERRKAAR; encoded by the coding sequence ATGACGACTGCGCAATGGAGTGACGACAGGGTCGAAAGACTGAAGCGACTGTGGGCCGAAGGCCTCAGCGCAAGCCAGATTGCGGCACAGCTCGGCGGCGTGAGCCGAAATGCCGTTATCGGCAAGGTACACCGACTGAACCTTCCGGGTCGGGCCAAGGCAGGCGGCAGCTCGACTGCGGCACGCCCGGCGAAACGTCCGGCGCAGACGCAGCGTCCGGCGACCTTCCAGAACCGGCCTGCGGCGACGGCGACCACGCGAACCGTGACCCGTGCAGCTGGCGCGACAATGCTGAAGGAAGAGATCGAGGTCGAGGCTTACGAGGAAGCCGAAGTTCGCCGTCCGCTGAACGTGGTCGTGCCGATCTCGCGACGTCTCGCCCTCACCGAGCTGACCGAGCGCACCTGCAAGTGGCCAATCGGCGATCCGATGAAGGACGATTTCCACTTCTGCGGCTGCGAAATCGCCGATAGCGCACCTTACTGTACCTATCACGCGAAGCTCGCCTATCAGCCTGTCAGCGAACGCCGCAAGGCCGCTCGCTGA